A genomic stretch from Leptospira licerasiae serovar Varillal str. VAR 010 includes:
- a CDS encoding glutathione peroxidase produces MAQNLYELTATLNNGSEKKLQDYKGKVLLIVNTASQCGFTPQYKGLQEMYDKYKGKGLEILGFPCDQFGHQEPGNDAEIQNFCQVNFGVNFPLFKKIEVNGEGTHPVYQYLKKQAPGLLGKSIKWNFTKFLIDKQGNVIKRFAPMTPPEKLDKQIEELLSK; encoded by the coding sequence GTGGCCCAGAATTTATACGAACTAACCGCTACTTTAAACAACGGATCCGAAAAAAAATTACAAGATTATAAGGGAAAGGTCCTATTGATTGTTAATACAGCAAGCCAATGCGGATTTACACCTCAATACAAAGGACTTCAGGAAATGTACGACAAGTACAAAGGAAAAGGTTTGGAAATATTGGGATTTCCCTGCGACCAATTCGGTCACCAAGAACCTGGAAACGACGCTGAGATCCAAAACTTCTGTCAGGTAAATTTCGGAGTGAATTTCCCTCTTTTCAAAAAGATAGAAGTGAATGGAGAAGGAACTCATCCGGTTTACCAGTACCTCAAAAAGCAAGCTCCAGGGCTTTTGGGAAAATCCATTAAATGGAATTTTACTAAGTTCTTGATCGATAAACAAGGAAACGTGATCAAAAGATTCGCTCCTATGACTCCTCCGGAAAAACTGGACAAACAGATCGAGGAACTTCTTTCCAAGTGA
- a CDS encoding LIC13411 family adhesin, producing MKKRLIIHFFCIFLLGLLVIDCSTYWSHRKKDLADVFTAGVETPGYGVGVRIGPLATGFVFQGGESEPGKRDLGTGYGLRGGTYGPYRSQQLIFGFLGGEKFHSMPPTETSPQKEETKEQNPKTNDNFLLLPENSESEQDPNPTPELSDERLNSKSYEIKYLRFYNNPVSERRKAKKEAFFRKYLESLDPQKKNEAIQTFLAQNPKNKDDYPSSFLFEVEFYISIRYGIRVGFNFGEFLDFLLGFAGIDLMEDDI from the coding sequence ATGAAAAAAAGACTCATCATACATTTTTTCTGTATTTTTCTTTTGGGTCTTTTAGTGATCGATTGTTCAACTTACTGGTCTCATCGAAAAAAAGATTTAGCGGACGTTTTTACTGCGGGAGTGGAGACTCCGGGTTACGGAGTTGGGGTTAGGATCGGACCTCTTGCAACCGGATTCGTTTTCCAAGGCGGAGAATCGGAACCGGGAAAAAGAGACTTAGGCACCGGGTACGGATTAAGAGGTGGAACTTACGGACCGTATAGATCCCAACAATTGATCTTTGGATTTTTGGGCGGCGAAAAGTTCCATTCCATGCCTCCGACCGAGACTTCTCCGCAAAAAGAAGAAACAAAAGAACAAAATCCCAAAACAAATGATAACTTTTTATTACTTCCGGAAAATTCTGAATCTGAACAGGACCCAAATCCTACTCCAGAACTTTCCGACGAAAGACTAAATTCTAAAAGTTACGAAATTAAATATTTACGTTTTTATAATAATCCGGTCTCGGAGAGAAGAAAGGCTAAAAAGGAAGCCTTCTTTCGAAAATATTTAGAGAGTCTAGATCCTCAAAAAAAGAACGAGGCAATCCAGACATTCTTGGCCCAAAATCCTAAAAACAAAGACGATTATCCTTCCTCATTTTTATTCGAAGTGGAATTCTATATTTCCATTCGATACGGTATTCGAGTAGGATTTAATTTCGGAGAATTTTTAGACTTTCTTTTAGGATTTGCGGGGATTGATCTGATGGAAGACGATATCTGA
- a CDS encoding MarR family winged helix-turn-helix transcriptional regulator: MNYESLKLEKQICFPLYASSRAVTALYRPLLEEFGITYPQYLVLLVLWETDRIPLKEIGEKLFLDSGTLTPLLKKMESAGLLTRDRSDLDERSLVVSLTTKGKKLQKKAVCIPERLLEESGLTTEKVQGLKRDLDDLLIILDQKLRNSA, from the coding sequence GTGAATTACGAATCCTTAAAGTTAGAGAAACAGATTTGTTTCCCGCTTTACGCTTCTTCCAGGGCGGTGACTGCCTTGTACAGGCCGCTTTTGGAAGAGTTTGGCATTACTTACCCTCAATATCTTGTTCTTCTAGTCCTTTGGGAAACGGATAGAATCCCTCTAAAAGAAATAGGGGAAAAATTATTTCTGGATTCCGGAACACTAACTCCTCTTCTTAAAAAAATGGAATCCGCCGGTCTTTTGACTAGAGATAGATCGGATCTGGACGAGCGTTCTCTTGTGGTTAGCCTGACTACAAAAGGAAAAAAATTGCAAAAAAAAGCGGTTTGTATCCCGGAACGATTGTTGGAAGAATCAGGTCTCACCACGGAAAAGGTGCAAGGCCTGAAACGGGATCTGGACGACCTTCTTATTATCCTAGACCAAAAATTAAGAAATTCGGCGTGA
- a CDS encoding 1-acyl-sn-glycerol-3-phosphate acyltransferase — protein MNELEETRVRHKNIAVFGGGPMGVHLSVSLAERADRLFLWYFDKKKADRLQKDRSAELLEEFVPLADNIIVTNDFDFLSQGSWIIVIAVPSRQKESVIDRISSYLSEQEEHTIISFTKGLVSTSTRKKTNAITFSDYVIKVREMKESLNMEYVAVAGPNLLAEMAKGKHSFFSIASTGERASEIMEDLFSGPKNHIKTFEDIRTLELFGVMKNPIAIACGLVNGIPECGSNFEGELISLGFSEIISLLNALELPTKPAMEFGLADLITTATSRASRNRAYGQRFIRKLISGEDSPNLLERIELFLNPKEFIQKEMSQSETHVEGAYALSTILDLAEEKKVELPLFTTLFEVLTRKVSPTEMIRFVSKSTSDDIRNISRTARKRFGLSLASGKEFQQALRRRVLRHVHSQPGLSDRILKQSGLQIKSLEKRYSEAVETEAGTDLMLLPKEIELWKEAERAYENGKSRNLDRLVEFYVSEISDEYSPLFRESLIHLVAPARFAIGGFKPGGGLPKIGGNIKEIKALASRYDILYTPTHRSHLDSIEVAFGLRWLGLPVPRYAADKKVMGTPGLARVLKSLGAYMVDRKRNRNLLYLECLTQYSTMMLEAGIPTLVYPEGTRSRTGGIIPIKTGILSTSVDAFKHTGSEVIVVPIVLSYENVPEDVEFAGKDTHLSFRDFLFKRTEVYMDLCEPIPVSRYIQEDDPTLSISMEISRSWQAHHKILPNHIVAKLLMEAGGEISSSDLSKMIEEMILTRKGNYLTKDVSEIMDRGLKVLNSRKFIKKENGQIKALEPELLQYYGNMVPDPT, from the coding sequence ATGAACGAATTGGAAGAAACTCGAGTCCGCCATAAAAACATCGCCGTCTTCGGAGGCGGGCCGATGGGAGTTCATCTTTCAGTATCATTGGCAGAAAGAGCTGATCGACTTTTTCTTTGGTACTTCGATAAGAAGAAGGCGGATCGTCTTCAAAAAGATAGATCCGCAGAATTGTTGGAAGAATTTGTTCCGCTTGCTGACAATATTATCGTTACAAATGATTTCGATTTTTTATCGCAAGGTTCTTGGATTATCGTTATCGCTGTTCCTTCCAGACAAAAAGAAAGTGTGATCGATAGGATCTCTTCATATCTTTCCGAACAAGAAGAACATACTATCATTTCTTTCACCAAAGGTTTGGTTTCCACTTCTACTCGTAAAAAAACGAATGCTATTACTTTCTCCGATTACGTGATCAAAGTCAGAGAGATGAAAGAAAGCCTGAACATGGAATATGTTGCCGTGGCAGGACCGAATCTTCTGGCTGAGATGGCTAAAGGAAAACATAGCTTTTTCTCGATTGCATCCACAGGAGAAAGAGCTTCGGAGATCATGGAAGATCTTTTTTCAGGTCCAAAAAATCATATTAAAACTTTTGAAGATATTCGGACCCTAGAGTTATTCGGGGTGATGAAAAATCCGATAGCGATCGCTTGTGGTCTTGTGAATGGAATTCCAGAATGTGGATCCAATTTTGAAGGCGAGTTGATCAGCTTAGGTTTTTCGGAAATAATTAGTCTGTTAAATGCTTTGGAACTTCCCACAAAGCCTGCTATGGAATTCGGACTCGCCGATCTGATCACCACTGCGACTTCCAGAGCTAGTCGGAACAGAGCTTACGGACAAAGATTTATCCGCAAACTGATCTCAGGGGAAGACTCTCCAAACCTTCTCGAAAGGATCGAGTTATTTTTAAATCCGAAAGAATTTATCCAAAAAGAAATGAGTCAGAGTGAAACGCATGTAGAAGGAGCCTATGCGCTTTCTACCATTTTGGATCTGGCGGAAGAGAAAAAAGTGGAACTCCCGCTTTTTACGACTCTCTTCGAAGTCCTTACGCGAAAAGTTTCTCCTACGGAGATGATCCGATTCGTTTCTAAATCTACCAGCGACGATATTAGGAATATCTCTAGGACAGCTCGTAAAAGGTTCGGATTGTCTCTGGCATCCGGGAAGGAATTCCAACAAGCGTTAAGAAGAAGGGTGCTTCGACATGTTCATTCCCAGCCTGGGTTGTCGGATCGGATCTTAAAACAGTCCGGATTACAGATCAAGTCATTGGAAAAAAGATATTCTGAAGCTGTAGAGACGGAGGCGGGAACGGATTTGATGCTTCTTCCGAAAGAAATTGAGCTATGGAAAGAAGCAGAAAGAGCTTATGAAAACGGAAAAAGTAGGAACTTGGATCGTTTAGTGGAGTTTTATGTTTCCGAAATTTCGGATGAATACAGCCCTCTTTTTAGGGAGTCCCTCATTCATTTGGTAGCTCCTGCACGTTTTGCTATCGGTGGTTTTAAACCTGGAGGAGGACTTCCTAAGATCGGCGGTAATATCAAAGAGATCAAAGCTCTTGCTTCCAGATATGATATTTTATACACTCCAACTCATAGGTCCCATTTGGATTCTATTGAAGTCGCTTTCGGTCTGAGATGGCTCGGACTTCCCGTTCCAAGATACGCTGCTGATAAAAAAGTAATGGGAACGCCCGGACTTGCAAGGGTTTTAAAATCCTTGGGCGCATATATGGTGGATAGAAAAAGGAATAGAAATCTTCTGTACTTGGAATGTTTAACCCAATATTCCACCATGATGCTGGAAGCTGGAATTCCAACATTGGTATATCCGGAAGGAACAAGGTCCAGAACAGGCGGAATTATTCCGATCAAGACCGGGATCCTTTCCACATCTGTGGATGCGTTTAAACATACTGGAAGCGAAGTGATCGTAGTTCCTATTGTTCTTTCTTACGAAAATGTCCCGGAAGATGTGGAGTTTGCAGGAAAAGATACTCATCTTTCTTTTAGGGATTTCTTATTTAAAAGAACGGAAGTGTATATGGATCTCTGCGAACCGATTCCGGTTTCTAGATATATCCAAGAAGATGATCCTACTCTTTCTATTTCTATGGAGATCTCCAGGTCTTGGCAGGCTCACCATAAAATTCTTCCTAATCACATAGTAGCAAAACTTTTGATGGAAGCTGGTGGAGAGATCAGTTCTTCCGATCTTAGCAAGATGATAGAAGAAATGATCCTAACCAGAAAAGGAAATTATCTGACCAAGGACGTTTCGGAAATTATGGATCGTGGACTTAAGGTCTTAAATTCCAGAAAGTTTATCAAAAAAGAAAACGGTCAGATCAAGGCATTAGAACCCGAACTTCTGCAATATTATGGAAACATGGTACCGGACCCGACCTAG
- a CDS encoding LIC13410 family lipoprotein gives MKRQLSAISFAAVLIFGACSSDQKKSEPTYVPNSDIRVVEANMIKEGDKRIKAEAVLGTPTFEENTQDGSVLEWYLESTTYQKNSYKTLSEKPSRVDDSTKFIKVIVDKKGVIRKYEYKL, from the coding sequence ATGAAACGCCAATTATCCGCAATATCATTTGCTGCGGTACTTATTTTCGGAGCTTGTTCTTCCGATCAAAAAAAATCGGAGCCGACTTACGTTCCGAATTCAGACATTCGTGTTGTAGAAGCGAATATGATCAAGGAAGGAGATAAAAGAATAAAAGCAGAAGCTGTTTTAGGAACTCCTACATTCGAAGAAAACACGCAAGATGGATCCGTTTTAGAATGGTATCTTGAATCCACCACTTACCAAAAAAATTCGTATAAAACTTTATCTGAAAAACCTTCTAGAGTGGATGATAGCACTAAGTTTATCAAAGTGATTGTAGATAAAAAAGGAGTGATCAGAAAATACGAATACAAACTCTGA